A genomic segment from Acidobacteriota bacterium encodes:
- the lhgO gene encoding L-2-hydroxyglutarate oxidase, whose amino-acid sequence MKTPDVIIIGGGIVGLATAYQLLQQYPDKSLLLLEKENSLAAHQTGNNSGVLHSGIYYKPGSLRARLCRTGKRALENFCAAEGVAFDICGKVIVAIDEDEAARLQGLYKRGIENQINCALIDRAQLAEIEPHAAGIKAIHIPETGIVDYRQACERLGFRIRERGGEIKFGAKVTAICETKDEVTVSTTAGDFTSRYVINCAGLFSDRVTKLAGAKTQVKIVPFRGEYYLFKPEAEYLCRGLIYPVPDPRFPFLGVHFTRLVNDGVECGPNAVLAFAREGYRKTDVNLRDLFETLTYSGFLKLARKHWRVGAGEMWRSMSKAAFARALQRLLPEIKAELLDTAPAGVRAMAIEPTGAMMDDFAFQESRRILNVINAPSPAATASLSIGELVVEKLATHF is encoded by the coding sequence ATGAAAACTCCCGATGTCATCATCATCGGCGGTGGCATCGTTGGACTCGCAACCGCTTATCAACTCCTGCAACAATACCCTGACAAATCCCTTCTCCTGCTCGAAAAAGAAAATAGTTTAGCGGCGCATCAAACCGGCAATAATTCCGGCGTGTTGCATTCGGGAATTTATTACAAACCCGGTTCGCTGCGCGCCCGGTTGTGCCGCACAGGGAAACGGGCGCTCGAAAATTTCTGCGCAGCCGAAGGCGTGGCATTCGACATTTGCGGGAAGGTGATTGTGGCGATTGACGAAGACGAAGCCGCGCGTTTGCAGGGGCTTTACAAACGCGGCATTGAAAATCAAATCAACTGCGCCTTGATTGACCGCGCGCAACTGGCAGAAATCGAACCACACGCGGCAGGGATAAAAGCCATTCACATTCCCGAAACCGGCATCGTTGATTACCGGCAGGCGTGCGAGCGTTTAGGATTTCGCATTCGAGAACGCGGCGGCGAAATCAAATTCGGCGCGAAGGTCACTGCTATTTGTGAAACCAAAGATGAAGTTACAGTGAGCACTACCGCAGGCGATTTCACTTCGCGATATGTGATTAACTGCGCGGGATTGTTTTCGGATAGAGTGACGAAACTTGCGGGCGCAAAAACGCAAGTCAAAATCGTGCCGTTTCGCGGCGAGTATTATCTATTCAAACCCGAAGCCGAATATCTTTGTCGCGGATTGATTTACCCGGTGCCCGACCCGCGCTTTCCGTTTCTCGGCGTGCATTTCACGCGATTGGTTAATGATGGGGTTGAATGCGGGCCAAACGCCGTGTTGGCGTTTGCCCGCGAAGGCTATCGCAAAACCGATGTCAATCTGCGCGACCTGTTTGAAACCTTGACCTATTCGGGATTTTTGAAACTGGCGCGAAAGCATTGGCGTGTTGGCGCGGGCGAGATGTGGCGGTCGATGAGCAAAGCGGCGTTCGCGCGCGCTCTGCAACGGTTGTTGCCTGAAATTAAAGCGGAACTCCTTGACACCGCGCCTGCAGGGGTTCGCGCTATGGCGATTGAACCAACGGGCGCGATGATGGATGATTTTGCTTTTCAGGAATCACGGCGCATTTTAAATGTCATCAACGCGCCGTCACCAGCGGCAACCGCATCCTTGAGCATTGGTGAACTGGTTGTCGAAAAACTCGCCACGCATTTTTAA
- a CDS encoding DegT/DnrJ/EryC1/StrS family aminotransferase produces the protein MNHPAILGNTPIFTDKIHIVRPDLPAFSDLAADAQDILANGMVTKGKYLRAFEEAVAEHLGARHAIAVSSCTTGLMLTYRCLNLTGEAVVPSFTFMATVSALIWAGLRPVYADVDFDTTNLNVAAAEAAITPETTAIVAVHNFGNPADIDELQALADSRDLKLIFDAAHGFGALYRGKPVGAEGNAQVYSLSPTKLVIAGEGGIVATNDDELAEKIRWGREYGNSGNYDSAFAGINARMPEFNALMGLHSLRRLETGARRRNELVELYREQLGALPGVGFQTVRPGNRHSYKDFSITIDPQAFGMNRDELAAALAAENIDSRKYYEPPVHRQTAYAQFATNQTVLDNTETLSGQSLSLPIWSNMDATTALKISHAVQRIQDFAGEVKQAIHQSTNRQAR, from the coding sequence ATGAATCATCCGGCTATACTCGGAAATACACCAATCTTTACTGACAAAATTCACATCGTGCGCCCGGACTTACCGGCGTTTAGCGATTTAGCCGCTGACGCGCAGGATATTTTAGCGAACGGCATGGTCACCAAAGGCAAATATCTGCGCGCTTTTGAAGAGGCGGTTGCAGAGCATCTCGGCGCGCGTCACGCGATTGCGGTTTCCAGTTGCACGACGGGCTTGATGCTCACATACCGCTGTTTGAATTTAACCGGCGAGGCGGTGGTTCCGAGCTTTACGTTTATGGCAACCGTGAGCGCGCTTATCTGGGCAGGGCTTCGTCCGGTTTACGCCGATGTTGATTTCGATACCACGAATCTCAATGTCGCTGCCGCTGAAGCCGCTATCACCCCTGAAACCACGGCGATTGTTGCTGTGCATAATTTCGGCAACCCCGCAGACATTGATGAGTTGCAAGCCTTAGCCGATAGCCGCGACCTCAAACTGATCTTCGATGCGGCGCATGGCTTCGGCGCGCTTTATCGAGGCAAGCCTGTAGGCGCTGAGGGCAACGCGCAGGTCTACAGCCTCAGTCCGACGAAACTCGTGATTGCCGGTGAAGGCGGCATCGTCGCCACCAATGATGATGAACTTGCCGAAAAAATTCGCTGGGGGCGCGAATATGGCAACAGCGGAAATTATGACAGCGCCTTTGCGGGCATCAATGCGCGAATGCCGGAATTCAACGCCTTGATGGGACTGCATAGTTTGCGACGACTTGAAACCGGAGCGCGGCGACGCAATGAACTCGTTGAACTTTACCGGGAACAGCTTGGCGCGTTGCCCGGCGTCGGTTTTCAAACGGTGCGTCCCGGCAATCGTCATTCATATAAAGATTTTTCCATCACCATCGACCCGCAGGCTTTCGGCATGAATCGCGATGAACTGGCAGCGGCGCTTGCTGCTGAAAATATTGATTCGCGTAAATATTATGAACCGCCGGTTCATCGGCAAACCGCATACGCGCAATTTGCGACAAATCAGACGGTGTTGGATAATACCGAAACCCTCTCCGGGCAAAGTCTGAGTTTACCCATCTGGTCGAATATGGATGCGACAACGGCGCTGAAAATTTCTCATGCCGTTCAACGTATTCAGGATTTCGCCGGAGAAGTAAAACAGGCGATTCATCAATCAACCAACCGGCAGGCAAGGTAA
- a CDS encoding acetyltransferase encodes MSKLQRIVIIGAGGHGREVADILRHQSQIQGQIDIVGFIDDNPALRGQLLDGVPVLGDWTWFEGVGRRDFAVITAVGNPLINQQLVERAHQLELKFVSAISPLAHLSSFARLGEGVTIFPHAVVNTNAFIASHVILNIGVSVSHDTQVGRYTNINPGAHLAGNVTVGEGCYIGMGANIIQGRTIGDWSIVGAGATVIADLPERVTAVGVPARIIKTREIES; translated from the coding sequence TTGAGCAAATTGCAACGCATCGTCATCATCGGCGCAGGTGGACACGGGCGCGAAGTCGCAGATATTTTGCGCCATCAATCACAAATTCAAGGGCAGATTGACATCGTCGGATTCATTGACGATAACCCGGCGCTTCGCGGGCAACTGCTCGACGGTGTGCCTGTGCTTGGCGACTGGACGTGGTTTGAGGGCGTCGGTCGCCGGGACTTCGCGGTCATCACTGCCGTGGGCAATCCGCTAATTAATCAACAACTGGTTGAACGCGCGCACCAACTTGAATTAAAGTTCGTGAGTGCGATTTCACCTCTTGCGCACCTCTCTTCGTTTGCGCGACTCGGCGAAGGAGTAACCATCTTTCCTCACGCCGTGGTCAATACCAACGCCTTCATTGCGAGCCATGTGATTTTGAACATCGGCGTAAGCGTCAGTCATGACACCCAGGTCGGACGTTATACGAATATCAATCCCGGCGCGCATCTGGCGGGCAATGTGACGGTCGGTGAAGGTTGTTACATCGGCATGGGCGCAAACATCATTCAGGGGCGAACCATCGGCGATTGGTCTATCGTCGGCGCGGGCGCAACCGTAATTGCGGATTTGCCTGAGCGCGTCACCGCCGTCGGCGTCCCTGCGCGAATCATTAAAACCAGAGAAATCGAATCATGA
- a CDS encoding sugar transferase: MPKALKSTRTFYQRSGKRLFDLLLMVIALPVVLPLACITALMVRWRLGAPVLFKQQRLGFNGHSFQICKFRTMTDTRDEAGNLLPDSERLTPFGKFLRAASLDELPELLNVLSGEMSLVGPRPLHAHYRERYSAKQFRRHEVLPGVTGWAQINGRNALDWEQKFALDVWYVDRQTFALDVKILALTAWKILKREGINQAGQATAQEFTGSLHKKA, from the coding sequence ATGCCGAAAGCCTTAAAATCAACCCGCACCTTTTATCAACGAAGCGGCAAACGGTTGTTTGATTTGCTGCTAATGGTAATCGCTTTGCCGGTTGTATTGCCGCTTGCGTGCATCACCGCGCTGATGGTTCGTTGGCGACTCGGTGCGCCGGTGTTATTTAAACAACAACGACTGGGATTTAATGGGCATAGTTTTCAGATTTGCAAATTCCGCACGATGACTGATACGCGAGATGAGGCGGGAAATTTATTGCCCGATAGCGAACGCCTCACCCCGTTTGGAAAATTTTTGCGCGCCGCGAGCCTCGATGAATTGCCCGAATTGCTTAACGTTTTAAGCGGCGAGATGAGTCTGGTGGGACCGCGCCCGCTGCACGCCCATTATCGCGAGCGATACAGCGCAAAACAGTTTCGCCGCCATGAGGTGTTGCCGGGTGTCACCGGCTGGGCGCAAATCAACGGGCGCAATGCGCTCGACTGGGAACAGAAATTTGCGCTCGATGTGTGGTATGTTGACCGGCAAACTTTCGCGCTGGATGTTAAAATCCTCGCGCTGACCGCGTGGAAAATTCTGAAGCGCGAAGGCATTAATCAGGCGGGGCAGGCGACCGCACAGGAATTCACAGGAAGTTTGCACAAAAAGGCTTGA
- a CDS encoding agmatine deiminase family protein has protein sequence MTNSKNTPAAKGFQMPAEWQRHEATWIGFPHNRTDWPGKITPIYWVYGEITRKLAIDEQVRIIVNDAKHEALARRILEKVGADFSRIEFFRFPSNRGWTRDFGPLFVKRQLNRRAEIAVSKFKFNAWAKYLDYQKDNRIAELAADALNLKIFHAKFNDTDFVLEGGAVDVNGRGTLLTTEECLLDKIAQARNPSLSKAETEAAMKVYLGVSNILWLGKGIEGDDTHGHVDDICRFVNADTVVCVREKNPTDYNYAVMEENFERLKTMRLENGAKLNIVELPMPAPLYFEGRRLPASYANFYISNAAVLVPTFNDENDRRALGILAELFPDRKIIGIHAVDLVWGLGTLHCLTQQQPAK, from the coding sequence ATGACAAACTCAAAAAACACCCCCGCAGCTAAGGGCTTTCAAATGCCCGCCGAATGGCAACGCCACGAAGCGACGTGGATTGGCTTTCCGCATAACCGCACCGACTGGCCCGGAAAAATCACCCCGATTTACTGGGTTTATGGCGAAATCACCCGCAAACTCGCAATCGATGAACAAGTCCGCATCATCGTCAACGATGCCAAACACGAAGCATTGGCGCGGCGCATCCTCGAAAAGGTCGGCGCGGATTTTTCGCGTATCGAATTTTTCCGCTTTCCGTCAAATCGCGGCTGGACGCGGGATTTCGGTCCCCTTTTCGTTAAACGCCAATTGAACAGACGCGCCGAAATTGCCGTCAGCAAATTCAAATTCAATGCGTGGGCGAAATACTTAGATTATCAAAAAGACAATCGCATCGCGGAACTTGCCGCCGATGCCCTCAACTTAAAAATCTTTCACGCGAAATTCAATGACACTGATTTTGTTCTGGAAGGCGGGGCGGTTGATGTCAACGGGCGCGGCACGCTGCTTACTACCGAAGAGTGTTTACTCGATAAAATCGCGCAAGCGCGCAATCCGAGTTTGAGTAAAGCAGAAACCGAAGCGGCGATGAAAGTTTATTTAGGCGTAAGCAATATTTTGTGGTTGGGGAAAGGCATTGAAGGCGACGACACCCACGGACACGTCGATGACATTTGCCGCTTTGTAAATGCCGACACGGTCGTTTGCGTGCGCGAGAAAAATCCGACGGATTATAACTACGCGGTGATGGAAGAGAATTTCGAGCGGTTAAAAACTATGCGATTGGAAAATGGCGCGAAGCTCAATATTGTAGAACTTCCAATGCCCGCGCCGCTTTATTTCGAGGGTCGTAGACTTCCGGCAAGTTACGCCAATTTTTATATCTCGAATGCGGCGGTTTTAGTTCCGACCTTTAACGACGAAAACGACCGTCGTGCGTTAGGGATACTTGCGGAACTTTTTCCCGATAGAAAAATCATAGGGATTCACGCCGTCGATTTGGTGTGGGGACTCGGCACCTTGCATTGCCTGACGCAACAACAACCCGCGAAATGA
- a CDS encoding NAD(P)-dependent oxidoreductase: MSDRHSKLLAPEILLRVIADILMLNLCVVTALVIRFFYTLLFEPLADVTYEAYFWYLLGRYGHIAWLLTTICILIFALSGFYTYGRAYQGRYKALVVTQAVSLVYLIFGFLSYFLGGALYIARGALVIAWAISVPVFVFSRIWSWLWVNVVKARPAVEQPNKEVRRVLVIGGAGYIGSGLLPKLLDKGYQVRLLDLLIYGTETIDDLLKYPNLEVLQADFRQVDKVVEAMRGVDAVIHLGAIVGDPACALDEELTIEVNLMATRMIAEVAKGSGVSRFIFASTCSVYGANEILLDERSALHPVSIYARSKIASERVLMSMASTEFAPTMLRFGTIYGLSGRTRFDLVVNLLTAKALKEGEITIFGGNQWRPFVHVDDAALAVLNVLEAPVGLVGKEIFNVGSDEQNYTIRQVGEMIKQMVPSARLVSKGEDADKRDYKVSFAKINRILAFKPQWTLAQGIEQVIDAMQSGKVIDYQDARYSNVKFLSDEANSHLVRGYHRWAHDLINQETPEVLVAGKDL, encoded by the coding sequence TTGTCCGATAGACATTCAAAATTACTGGCACCGGAAATTTTATTGCGGGTAATCGCGGACATCTTGATGCTCAATTTGTGTGTGGTCACGGCGCTGGTCATCCGATTTTTTTATACACTGCTATTTGAGCCGCTTGCCGATGTCACTTACGAAGCGTATTTCTGGTATTTGCTTGGCAGATATGGACACATCGCCTGGTTGCTGACCACGATTTGCATTCTGATTTTTGCGTTGAGCGGTTTTTATACTTATGGTCGCGCCTATCAGGGACGTTATAAAGCGCTGGTGGTGACCCAGGCAGTCAGTCTGGTCTATTTGATTTTCGGTTTCCTTTCTTATTTTTTAGGCGGCGCGCTCTACATTGCGCGCGGCGCGTTGGTGATTGCCTGGGCAATCAGCGTTCCGGTTTTTGTCTTTTCGCGAATCTGGTCATGGCTTTGGGTCAATGTCGTGAAAGCGCGCCCCGCCGTTGAGCAGCCGAACAAAGAGGTGCGGCGCGTTCTGGTGATTGGCGGCGCAGGTTATATAGGCTCTGGGTTATTGCCGAAACTATTAGATAAGGGCTATCAGGTTCGATTGCTCGATTTGCTGATTTACGGCACCGAAACCATCGACGATTTACTGAAATATCCGAACCTCGAAGTTCTGCAAGCCGACTTTCGCCAGGTAGACAAAGTCGTCGAAGCCATGCGCGGCGTTGATGCAGTGATTCATCTTGGCGCGATTGTCGGCGACCCGGCTTGCGCGCTTGACGAAGAACTCACCATCGAAGTCAATTTGATGGCGACGCGCATGATTGCCGAAGTGGCGAAAGGCAGCGGCGTCTCTCGATTCATTTTCGCGAGTACCTGTTCGGTGTATGGCGCAAATGAAATTCTGTTGGACGAACGCTCGGCTCTGCATCCGGTGTCGATTTATGCGCGCAGCAAAATTGCCTCCGAACGGGTGTTGATGAGTATGGCGAGCACCGAATTTGCGCCGACGATGTTGCGTTTCGGCACGATTTACGGATTATCGGGTCGCACCCGCTTCGATTTAGTTGTCAACCTGCTTACCGCAAAAGCCTTGAAAGAAGGCGAAATCACTATTTTCGGCGGCAATCAATGGCGACCGTTCGTGCATGTCGATGACGCGGCGCTTGCGGTGTTAAATGTCCTGGAAGCGCCGGTCGGATTGGTCGGTAAAGAGATTTTCAATGTCGGCAGTGACGAGCAGAACTACACCATTCGCCAGGTCGGCGAAATGATTAAACAAATGGTGCCCTCGGCGCGACTCGTCAGCAAAGGTGAAGACGCAGACAAACGCGATTACAAAGTCAGTTTCGCCAAAATCAATCGCATCCTCGCTTTCAAACCGCAATGGACTTTGGCGCAAGGCATCGAACAGGTGATTGACGCCATGCAAAGCGGTAAGGTGATTGATTATCAGGATGCGCGTTACAGCAACGTGAAATTCCTGAGCGATGAAGCCAATTCACACCTCGTGCGCGGTTATCATCGCTGGGCGCACGATTTGATTAACCAGGAGACGCCTGAAGTTTTAGTCGCCGGCAAAGATTTATAG
- a CDS encoding glycosyltransferase family 4 protein: protein MQVLLIHQSFALPRDAGGTRHFELFGKAIQHGHRFTVITSDISYLTASRQLAYPKDETVAGIRVLRVFTYRARRNFIGRLFGFISFALSAFARGLAVGDVDVVMGTSPPIFQAASAWLIAALRRRPFLLEIRDLWPEFIINMGKLKNPLAIRLSRWLEKFLYQRATHLLVNSPAYVDYLINKGVASEKITLIPNGVDPAMFDPKTDGREIRSQFGLDGKFVIVYAGAISLANDVGLLLDAAARLDDDGRIRFLIVGDGNERERLEQSVSQRQLKNVIFTGAKPKQEMADFLASADACVAVLQNIEMFRLTYPNKVFDYLAAGRPVLLAIDGVIREVVETAQAGIFIKPGNAEALADAARFLCEHESERQAMGERGRAYVEKYFNRDDQGRAFIDLIEKVSRKN from the coding sequence ATGCAGGTACTCTTGATTCATCAATCGTTCGCTTTGCCCAGAGATGCCGGTGGGACGCGCCATTTTGAACTGTTCGGTAAAGCGATACAACATGGGCATCGTTTTACCGTGATCACCAGTGACATCAGTTATCTCACGGCGAGCCGCCAACTCGCATACCCCAAAGATGAAACCGTTGCCGGTATTCGCGTGTTGCGGGTTTTTACTTATCGCGCGCGGCGAAATTTTATCGGGCGACTTTTCGGGTTTATCAGTTTTGCGTTATCGGCTTTTGCGCGGGGGCTTGCGGTCGGCGATGTCGATGTGGTGATGGGAACTTCGCCGCCGATATTCCAGGCGGCTTCGGCGTGGTTGATTGCTGCGCTGCGTCGCCGTCCGTTTTTACTGGAGATTCGCGACCTGTGGCCCGAGTTCATTATCAACATGGGCAAGCTCAAAAATCCGCTGGCGATTCGACTTTCCAGATGGCTGGAAAAGTTTTTGTATCAACGCGCCACCCATTTGCTGGTCAATTCTCCGGCATACGTTGATTATCTAATCAACAAAGGCGTTGCGTCTGAAAAAATCACTTTGATTCCGAACGGTGTTGACCCGGCGATGTTCGACCCGAAAACCGATGGTCGAGAGATTCGTTCTCAGTTTGGTCTTGATGGAAAATTTGTCATCGTTTATGCAGGAGCCATCAGCCTGGCAAATGATGTGGGTTTATTGCTCGATGCCGCAGCGCGACTCGACGATGATGGGCGTATCAGGTTTTTAATTGTCGGCGATGGCAATGAACGCGAACGTCTGGAACAGTCTGTAAGCCAACGACAGTTGAAAAATGTGATTTTTACGGGCGCGAAACCGAAACAGGAAATGGCTGATTTCCTGGCGAGCGCCGATGCTTGCGTTGCGGTGTTGCAAAACATCGAAATGTTTCGCCTGACCTATCCGAACAAAGTATTTGATTATCTTGCCGCCGGTCGTCCGGTTTTACTGGCGATTGATGGCGTCATTCGTGAAGTCGTCGAAACCGCGCAGGCAGGAATTTTTATAAAGCCCGGCAATGCCGAGGCGCTTGCCGACGCCGCGCGTTTCCTGTGCGAACATGAAAGCGAGCGCCAGGCGATGGGCGAACGCGGTCGCGCCTATGTTGAAAAATATTTCAATCGCGATGACCAGGGTCGCGCCTTCATTGATTTGATTGAAAAAGTCAGCAGAAAAAATTGA
- a CDS encoding alginate lyase family protein, producing the protein MKKIQQFNHLWRHFGTDWLAFRLAYATRLKIGALRRKLPATHWHEQPLSKFLSDVKLADPEGYFEYRRLRAPGFFFDCENRQAFQSHFAGWDSAAVITPLELSARLERGELRYFEHTFAAAGFPPDWHRNPFTGQRAPVDLHWSAIGDFDYGDIKIIWEPSRFAFAYPLTRSYWRTGDDVHAERFWQAFEDWRAHNPPQLGVNWKCGQETAFRVMAWCFALYGLFDAPATTASRVAQLAQAIAVSGERIAANLDYALSQKNNHGISEAVGIFTIGTLFPEFREAASWQAKGREVLESQARELIYEDGAFSQHSLNYERLMLHDYLWAVRLGEIIGAPFSDELQTKLCAATNFLYQLQDETTGRLPNYGHNDGALVLPLNNSDYQDFRPLIQAMNYLTEKTRCYESGAWDEDLLWLFGEDALKSPVRQKTREDLQAAHSGYYTLRAQESFVFTGCGEFAHRPAQADLLHMDLWWRGQNIAMDAGTFSYHAPLPWDNALAHTAFHNTVTVDGFDQMNRAGKFLWLPWARGKCLHRCRSQAEHLACFEGTHNGFERLASPVGYRRAIAQLGECWLVVDELTAATDHQYRLHWLLADAPYEWNEQAKVMKLATAAGDYYLYLLTLEGNAEVSMVRADERSARGWCAPYYNDRQAALSVALTTCAKTVRWLSFFSPEPCSLENDESTLRVQSDNFQATVNWQTAERENNFRKPLIATLTIHGALKDRLEIG; encoded by the coding sequence ATGAAAAAAATCCAACAGTTCAATCACCTCTGGCGACACTTCGGTACGGATTGGCTGGCTTTTCGCCTGGCTTATGCAACGCGACTGAAAATCGGGGCGCTGCGCAGGAAATTACCGGCGACCCATTGGCATGAACAACCGCTCAGTAAGTTTTTAAGTGATGTAAAGCTTGCTGACCCCGAAGGCTATTTCGAGTATCGGCGTTTGCGCGCGCCCGGATTTTTTTTCGACTGCGAAAATCGTCAGGCTTTTCAATCACACTTTGCCGGTTGGGATAGCGCAGCAGTGATTACCCCGCTTGAACTGAGTGCGCGACTTGAGCGTGGTGAGTTGCGATATTTTGAACACACCTTCGCGGCAGCGGGTTTTCCCCCCGATTGGCACCGCAATCCATTTACCGGGCAACGCGCGCCGGTCGATTTACATTGGAGCGCGATTGGTGATTTTGATTACGGCGACATCAAAATCATCTGGGAGCCTTCGCGGTTTGCATTCGCTTACCCATTGACGCGGAGTTACTGGCGAACCGGTGATGACGTCCACGCCGAACGGTTCTGGCAAGCCTTTGAAGACTGGCGCGCTCACAACCCGCCGCAACTTGGGGTCAACTGGAAATGTGGACAAGAGACCGCCTTTCGCGTGATGGCATGGTGCTTTGCGCTCTACGGTTTGTTTGACGCGCCCGCAACGACTGCGAGTCGAGTAGCCCAACTCGCGCAGGCGATTGCCGTGTCGGGCGAACGCATCGCCGCGAATCTCGATTACGCGCTCAGTCAAAAAAATAATCACGGCATCAGCGAAGCCGTTGGCATCTTTACCATTGGCACCCTGTTTCCCGAATTTCGTGAAGCCGCAAGCTGGCAAGCCAAGGGACGCGAGGTGCTCGAATCGCAGGCTCGCGAATTGATTTATGAAGACGGCGCGTTTTCGCAACACTCGCTAAATTATGAGCGTCTGATGCTGCACGATTATTTGTGGGCGGTGCGACTTGGCGAAATTATAGGTGCGCCATTTAGCGATGAGTTGCAAACCAAACTTTGCGCGGCGACAAATTTTCTCTATCAACTTCAGGACGAAACGACCGGGCGATTGCCGAATTATGGACATAACGATGGCGCGCTCGTTTTGCCTTTGAACAACTCAGACTATCAGGATTTTCGCCCGCTGATTCAGGCGATGAATTATTTAACGGAAAAGACGCGCTGTTATGAAAGCGGCGCGTGGGATGAAGATTTGCTCTGGCTGTTTGGCGAGGATGCGCTCAAGTCGCCGGTTCGACAAAAGACCCGCGAAGATTTGCAAGCCGCGCACAGCGGTTATTACACCTTGCGTGCTCAGGAAAGTTTCGTCTTTACAGGTTGCGGCGAATTCGCGCATCGCCCGGCGCAAGCCGATTTATTGCATATGGATTTATGGTGGCGCGGGCAAAACATCGCTATGGATGCAGGCACATTCAGCTACCATGCGCCCTTGCCGTGGGATAACGCGCTTGCCCATACGGCATTTCATAACACCGTGACGGTTGACGGATTTGATCAGATGAACCGCGCCGGAAAATTTTTGTGGTTGCCGTGGGCGCGCGGCAAATGTTTGCACAGGTGTCGTTCACAGGCTGAACATCTAGCCTGTTTTGAAGGCACACATAACGGGTTTGAACGACTGGCTTCACCCGTTGGTTATCGCAGAGCCATTGCGCAACTCGGCGAGTGTTGGCTGGTAGTTGATGAACTCACTGCCGCAACTGACCATCAATATCGCCTGCATTGGTTGCTTGCCGATGCGCCTTATGAATGGAATGAACAAGCGAAAGTGATGAAACTGGCTACAGCGGCGGGTGATTATTATTTGTACCTGCTGACGCTTGAGGGCAACGCCGAGGTTTCGATGGTCAGAGCCGATGAACGCAGCGCGCGCGGTTGGTGCGCGCCTTATTACAACGACCGCCAGGCGGCGCTTTCGGTTGCGCTCACCACCTGCGCAAAAACCGTGCGTTGGCTTTCATTTTTTAGTCCTGAGCCATGTTCACTGGAAAACGATGAATCAACTTTACGGGTGCAAAGCGATAACTTTCAGGCGACAGTGAACTGGCAAACCGCTGAACGAGAAAATAATTTTCGCAAACCGCTGATTGCAACACTGACGATTCACGGTGCGCTCAAAGACCGATTGGAGATCGGTTGA